The proteins below come from a single Streptomyces spongiicola genomic window:
- a CDS encoding DUF3817 domain-containing protein, whose product MDIKTASALHRLRLVSAPEAVSFLLLLVCSVLKRTTEFNAVPVMGAIHGALFVLYLVFWLDAWNRARWDVGTAAVYFVLSVLPFGGFYADRKLKRAAEDAVIASRARREGTVEA is encoded by the coding sequence GTGGACATCAAGACCGCCTCCGCCCTCCACCGCCTCCGGCTCGTCTCCGCGCCGGAGGCCGTGTCCTTCCTGCTGCTGCTCGTCTGCTCGGTCCTCAAGCGCACGACGGAGTTCAACGCGGTCCCGGTCATGGGCGCGATCCACGGCGCCCTCTTCGTCCTGTACCTGGTCTTCTGGCTGGACGCCTGGAACCGCGCCAGGTGGGACGTCGGGACCGCGGCGGTCTACTTCGTCCTGTCGGTGCTCCCGTTCGGCGGCTTCTACGCCGACCGCAAGCTCAAGCGCGCCGCCGAGGACGCGGTCATCGCCTCCCGCGCCCGCCGCGAGGGCACGGTGGAGGCGTGA
- a CDS encoding MTH1187 family thiamine-binding protein, with product MIAAFSVTPLGVGEDVGEYVADAVRVVRESGLPNRTDAMFTSVEGEWDEVLDVVRRAVAAVEARAPRVSLVLKADIRPGVTDGLTSKVETVERRLSG from the coding sequence GTGATCGCCGCCTTCTCCGTCACCCCGCTCGGGGTGGGCGAGGACGTCGGCGAGTACGTCGCCGACGCGGTCCGCGTCGTCCGCGAGTCCGGACTCCCGAACCGCACGGACGCGATGTTCACCTCGGTCGAGGGTGAGTGGGACGAGGTCCTGGACGTGGTCAGGCGTGCGGTGGCCGCGGTCGAGGCGCGCGCCCCGCGCGTCTCCCTCGTCCTCAAGGCCGACATCAGGCCCGGTGTCACGGACGGCCTGACGAGCAAGGTCGAGACCGTGGAGCGCCGTCTCTCCGGCTGA
- a CDS encoding MarR family winged helix-turn-helix transcriptional regulator, producing the protein MPKPLSLPFDPIARADELWQQRWGPVPSMAAITSIMRAHQILLAEVDAVVKPYGLTFARYEALVLLTFSKAGELPMSKIGERLMVHPTSVTNTVDRLVRSGLVARRPNPNDGRGTLASVTDKGREVVEAATRDLMGMDFGLGAYDAEECAEIFALLRPLRVAAHDFDEG; encoded by the coding sequence GTGCCGAAGCCGCTCAGCCTCCCCTTCGACCCCATCGCCCGAGCCGACGAACTCTGGCAGCAGCGCTGGGGCCCCGTGCCCTCGATGGCCGCCATCACCTCGATCATGCGGGCGCACCAGATCCTGCTCGCCGAGGTGGACGCCGTCGTCAAGCCGTACGGGCTCACCTTCGCGCGGTACGAGGCGCTGGTGCTGCTCACCTTCTCCAAGGCCGGAGAGCTGCCGATGTCCAAGATCGGCGAGCGGCTGATGGTCCACCCGACCTCCGTCACCAACACCGTGGACCGCCTGGTGCGGTCCGGTCTGGTCGCCAGGCGGCCCAACCCCAACGACGGCCGCGGCACGCTGGCCTCCGTCACGGACAAGGGGCGCGAGGTCGTCGAGGCGGCCACCCGCGACCTGATGGGGATGGACTTCGGCCTCGGCGCCTACGACGCCGAGGAGTGCGCGGAGATCTTCGCGCTGCTGCGGCCGCTCAGGGTCGCCGCGCACGACTTCGACGAAGGCTGA
- a CDS encoding DUF3817 domain-containing protein: MKKSVLTRYRVMAYVTAVMLLVLSTCMVFKYGFGMGEDITFAVSQTHGVLYIIYLVFAFDLGSKAKWPFGRLLWVLLSGTIPFVAFFVERSVTRSVAPLVGEPEPAAARA; this comes from the coding sequence ATGAAGAAGAGCGTCCTGACCCGCTACCGGGTGATGGCCTATGTCACCGCCGTGATGCTGCTCGTGCTGTCCACCTGCATGGTCTTCAAGTACGGATTCGGCATGGGCGAGGACATCACCTTCGCCGTCTCCCAGACGCACGGCGTCCTCTACATCATCTACCTGGTCTTCGCCTTCGACCTCGGCTCCAAGGCGAAGTGGCCGTTCGGCCGGCTGCTGTGGGTGCTGCTCTCCGGGACGATCCCCTTCGTGGCCTTCTTCGTCGAGCGCTCCGTCACGCGGTCGGTCGCTCCGCTGGTCGGCGAGCCGGAGCCGGCGGCCGCCAGGGCGTAG
- a CDS encoding acyl-CoA mutase large subunit family protein — protein sequence MDADAIEEGRRRWQARYDSAKKRNADFTTLSGDPVEPVYGPRPGDAYDGFERIGWPGEYPFTRGLYPTGYRGRTWTIRQFAGFGNAEQTNERYKMILAAGGGGLSVAFDMPTLMGRDSDDPRSLGEVGHCGVAVDSAADMDVLFRDIPLGDVTTSMTISGPAVPVFCMYLVAAERQGVDPGVLNGTLQTDIFKEYIAQKEWLFEPEPHLRLIGDLMEYCARDIPAYKPLSVSGYHIREAGATAAQELAYTLADGFGYVELGISRGLDVDVFAPGLSFFFDAHLDFFEEIAKFRAARRIWARWMKEVYGARTDKAQWLRFHTQTAGVSLTAQQPYNNVVRTAVEALAAVLGGTNSLHTNALDETLALPSEQAAEIALRTQQVLMEETGVGNVADPLGGAWYVEQLTDRIEADAEKIFDRIKERGLRAHPDGRHPVGPVTSGILRGIEDGWFTGEIAESAFRYQQSLEKGDKRVVGVNVHHGSVTGDLEILRVSHEVEREQVRILGDRKGRRDDARVKASLERMLVAARDGSNMIGPMLEAVRAEATLGEICDALRDEWGTYTEPAGF from the coding sequence ATGGACGCAGACGCCATCGAGGAGGGCCGCCGCCGCTGGCAGGCCCGCTATGACTCCGCGAAGAAGCGGAACGCCGACTTCACCACGCTCTCCGGTGATCCGGTCGAGCCGGTCTACGGGCCCCGGCCCGGCGACGCCTACGACGGCTTCGAGCGGATCGGATGGCCGGGCGAGTACCCGTTCACGCGCGGGCTGTACCCGACCGGCTACCGCGGCCGTACCTGGACCATCCGCCAGTTCGCCGGGTTCGGGAACGCCGAGCAGACCAACGAGCGCTACAAGATGATCCTGGCCGCCGGCGGCGGCGGGCTCAGCGTGGCGTTCGACATGCCGACCCTGATGGGCCGCGACTCCGACGACCCCCGCTCCCTGGGCGAGGTCGGCCACTGCGGAGTCGCCGTCGACTCGGCCGCCGACATGGACGTCCTCTTCAGGGACATCCCGCTCGGCGACGTCACCACGTCGATGACGATCAGCGGACCCGCCGTCCCCGTCTTCTGCATGTACCTGGTCGCCGCCGAGCGGCAGGGCGTCGACCCGGGCGTCCTCAACGGCACGCTCCAGACCGACATCTTCAAGGAGTACATCGCCCAGAAGGAGTGGCTGTTCGAGCCGGAGCCCCATCTGCGCCTCATCGGCGACCTGATGGAGTACTGCGCCCGGGACATCCCGGCGTACAAGCCGCTGTCCGTCTCCGGCTACCACATCCGCGAGGCGGGCGCGACGGCGGCGCAGGAGCTGGCGTACACGCTGGCCGACGGATTCGGGTACGTCGAACTCGGCATCAGCCGGGGACTGGACGTGGACGTGTTCGCGCCCGGTCTCTCCTTCTTCTTCGACGCGCACCTCGACTTCTTCGAGGAGATCGCCAAGTTCCGCGCGGCCCGCCGCATCTGGGCCCGGTGGATGAAGGAGGTCTACGGGGCGAGGACCGACAAGGCGCAGTGGCTGAGGTTCCACACCCAGACCGCCGGTGTCTCGCTGACCGCGCAGCAGCCGTACAACAACGTGGTGCGCACGGCCGTCGAGGCCCTCGCGGCCGTCCTCGGCGGGACGAACTCGCTGCACACCAACGCCCTCGACGAGACGCTGGCGCTGCCCTCGGAGCAGGCCGCCGAGATCGCCCTGCGTACACAGCAGGTGCTGATGGAGGAGACCGGCGTCGGCAACGTGGCGGACCCGCTCGGCGGCGCCTGGTACGTGGAGCAGCTCACCGACCGCATCGAGGCCGACGCCGAGAAGATCTTCGACCGGATCAAGGAGCGCGGACTGCGCGCCCACCCGGACGGCAGGCACCCCGTCGGGCCCGTGACCTCCGGCATCCTGCGCGGAATCGAGGACGGCTGGTTCACCGGCGAGATCGCCGAGTCGGCCTTCCGCTACCAGCAGTCGCTCGAGAAGGGCGACAAGCGGGTCGTCGGCGTCAACGTCCACCACGGCTCGGTCACCGGCGACCTGGAGATCCTCCGCGTCAGCCACGAGGTCGAGCGGGAGCAGGTGCGCATCCTCGGCGACCGGAAGGGCCGCCGCGACGACGCCCGGGTCAAGGCGTCGCTGGAGCGGATGCTCGTCGCCGCCCGGGACGGCTCGAACATGATCGGACCGATGCTGGAGGCGGTCCGCGCCGAGGCCACGCTCGGCGAGATCTGCGACGCGCTGCGGGACGAGTGGGGCACCTACACCGAGCCCGCCGGATTCTGA
- a CDS encoding amidohydrolase family protein: MPVIDAWMQHPTLRHSNHEMFDSLRRWTGLGLLEEALPVELTVAALEAADVEIGLSAAWYGPRGALIGNDEVAGFVAASGGRLRGVAGVDLARPVEAVRELRRAVRELGFVGLRVVPWLWELPPTDRLYYPLYAACVELGVPFCTQVGHTGPLRPSETGRPIPYIDQVALDFPELAIVCGHIGYPWTTEMIAVADKHENVYIDTSAYTARRYPAELVDYLRGRGRRKVLFGTNYPMITPARALEHLDRLELDEEARGLFLSGNARRVFGL, from the coding sequence GTGCCGGTCATCGACGCGTGGATGCAGCATCCGACGCTGCGCCACTCCAATCACGAGATGTTCGACTCCCTGCGGAGGTGGACCGGGCTCGGGCTCCTGGAGGAGGCCCTGCCGGTGGAGCTGACGGTGGCCGCGCTGGAGGCGGCGGACGTGGAGATCGGCCTGTCCGCCGCCTGGTACGGGCCGCGGGGCGCGCTGATCGGGAACGACGAGGTGGCCGGGTTCGTCGCGGCCTCGGGCGGCCGGCTGCGCGGAGTGGCGGGCGTCGACCTGGCACGGCCCGTGGAGGCGGTGCGGGAACTGCGGCGGGCGGTGCGGGAGCTGGGGTTCGTGGGCCTGCGCGTGGTGCCGTGGCTGTGGGAGCTGCCGCCCACCGACCGGCTGTACTACCCGCTGTACGCGGCATGTGTCGAACTCGGTGTCCCCTTCTGCACCCAGGTCGGGCACACCGGCCCGCTCAGGCCGTCGGAGACCGGGCGGCCGATCCCCTACATCGACCAGGTGGCGCTGGACTTCCCGGAGCTGGCCATCGTCTGCGGGCACATCGGCTACCCGTGGACGACGGAGATGATCGCGGTCGCGGACAAGCACGAGAACGTCTACATCGACACCAGCGCCTACACCGCCCGCCGCTACCCGGCCGAACTCGTGGACTATCTGCGCGGCCGGGGTCGCCGCAAGGTCCTCTTCGGCACGAACTACCCGATGATCACGCCCGCCCGCGCCCTGGAGCATCTGGACCGGCTGGAACTCGACGAGGAAGCGCGCGGGTTGTTCCTGTCCGGCAACGCGCGCCGGGTCTTCGGCCTGTAG
- a CDS encoding TetR/AcrR family transcriptional regulator, with amino-acid sequence MVASMRSHRRQAATRTGRPRSTEADAAILGATRAALVELGWSGLTLGDVATRAGVAKTTVYRRWAGKSELVVDAVAELFDELELPDRGSLAADIEGVVLQFAALLERPEARTALMAVVAESTTDVPLRERIRVSIVDRQKRLVVEGRARARARGELPEETGPAAAGREADLIFDMIAGAVVHRALVSCEPVDQDWAGRFTAVLLGGLGAAES; translated from the coding sequence ATGGTCGCCTCCATGCGCAGTCACCGCCGTCAGGCCGCGACCCGTACCGGCCGCCCCCGCAGCACCGAGGCGGACGCGGCCATCCTCGGGGCCACCAGGGCGGCACTGGTGGAGCTGGGCTGGTCGGGACTGACGCTCGGCGACGTGGCGACCCGGGCCGGGGTGGCGAAGACGACGGTCTACCGGCGCTGGGCGGGCAAGAGCGAACTGGTCGTGGACGCGGTCGCGGAACTCTTCGACGAGCTCGAGCTGCCCGACCGGGGCAGCCTGGCCGCGGACATCGAGGGCGTGGTGCTGCAGTTCGCCGCGCTGCTGGAACGCCCCGAGGCCAGGACCGCGCTGATGGCCGTGGTCGCGGAGTCGACGACCGACGTCCCGCTGCGCGAGCGGATCAGGGTGTCGATCGTGGACCGGCAGAAGCGGCTCGTCGTGGAGGGCCGTGCCCGGGCCCGGGCACGCGGGGAGCTGCCGGAGGAGACCGGCCCGGCCGCTGCCGGTCGCGAGGCCGACCTGATCTTCGACATGATCGCGGGCGCGGTCGTGCACCGCGCGCTGGTGAGCTGCGAGCCCGTGGACCAGGACTGGGCGGGCCGCTTCACCGCGGTCCTGCTGGGCGGACTCGGGGCAGCGGAGTCCTGA
- a CDS encoding tetratricopeptide repeat protein — MQPRNMSMSGVVDLAAVKAAGEAKAKAEQTRAEAARQGGGGAVPPSALVIDVDEAGFEGDVLQRSAEVPVVLDFWADWCEPCKQLSPVLERLALEYSGRFVLAKIDVEANQMLMQQFGIQGIPAVFAVVAGQALPLFQGLAPEPQIRETLDQLIQVGEQRFGLTGLTVDTDAAESEAAPAPAPGPHDAALEAAVDALDAGDLGGAVRAYRNVLSDDPGNSEAKLGLAQAELLSRVREMDPQKVRQDAADQPDDVRSQIDAADLDLAGGHVQDAFGRLVEAVRRTAGEDRDAARLRLLELFEVIGPDDPRVAAARTALARVLF, encoded by the coding sequence ATGCAGCCTAGGAACATGTCCATGAGCGGCGTCGTCGACCTCGCCGCGGTGAAGGCGGCCGGTGAGGCCAAGGCCAAGGCCGAGCAGACACGCGCGGAGGCCGCCCGGCAGGGCGGCGGCGGTGCGGTGCCCCCGTCCGCCTTGGTGATCGATGTCGACGAGGCGGGCTTCGAGGGCGACGTCCTCCAGCGTTCCGCCGAGGTCCCGGTCGTCCTCGACTTCTGGGCCGACTGGTGCGAGCCCTGCAAGCAGCTGAGCCCGGTACTGGAGCGGCTTGCCCTGGAGTACAGCGGCCGCTTCGTGCTCGCCAAGATCGACGTCGAAGCCAACCAGATGCTGATGCAGCAGTTCGGGATCCAGGGAATCCCGGCCGTGTTCGCGGTGGTCGCCGGCCAGGCGCTGCCGCTCTTCCAGGGGCTGGCGCCGGAGCCCCAGATCCGCGAGACCCTCGACCAGCTGATCCAGGTCGGTGAGCAGCGTTTCGGCCTCACCGGTCTGACCGTCGACACGGACGCCGCCGAGTCGGAGGCCGCCCCCGCGCCCGCCCCCGGCCCGCATGACGCGGCGCTCGAGGCGGCGGTCGACGCCCTCGACGCGGGCGACCTCGGCGGCGCCGTCCGGGCGTACAGGAACGTCCTCTCCGACGACCCGGGCAACTCCGAGGCCAAGCTCGGCCTCGCACAGGCGGAACTGCTGTCCCGGGTGCGGGAGATGGATCCGCAGAAGGTGCGGCAGGACGCCGCGGACCAGCCGGACGACGTGCGCTCGCAGATCGACGCCGCGGATCTGGACCTCGCGGGCGGCCATGTGCAGGACGCGTTCGGCCGGCTCGTCGAGGCCGTGCGCAGGACGGCGGGTGAGGATCGCGACGCCGCGCGGCTGCGGCTGCTGGAGCTGTTCGAGGTGATCGGCCCGGACGACCCGCGGGTCGCGGCGGCGCGCACGGCACTGGCGAGAGTCCTGTTCTGA
- a CDS encoding DUF6230 family protein codes for MSQVRGGTRWKRFAVVMVPSVAATAAIGVGLAQGALAASFAVSGQEFKVSTDSLTGKGFAQYGGVDMGYKNVAEGDEQVLHPVAISAFKDASIRGMCQSVVTDVPLLGKITLKLKAGGGKEPVRATNLYLDVTELDADAEFKNIDIGVAAKNTDDPGVGKGPAVKDKTIMQNGFAQQAEEVTLTGVKQKAWATTAGTFKLSGLSMRLHKGAGSGVECY; via the coding sequence ATGTCCCAGGTTCGTGGTGGGACCAGATGGAAGCGGTTCGCCGTCGTCATGGTGCCGTCCGTGGCCGCGACGGCCGCGATCGGCGTGGGCCTGGCCCAGGGCGCGCTGGCGGCTTCGTTCGCGGTGTCCGGCCAGGAGTTCAAGGTCTCGACCGACTCGCTGACGGGCAAGGGCTTCGCCCAGTACGGCGGCGTCGACATGGGCTACAAGAACGTCGCGGAGGGGGACGAGCAGGTCCTCCACCCGGTGGCCATCTCGGCGTTCAAGGACGCGTCGATCCGGGGCATGTGCCAGTCGGTGGTCACCGACGTGCCGCTCCTCGGCAAGATCACCCTGAAGCTCAAGGCGGGCGGTGGCAAGGAGCCCGTCCGGGCCACCAACCTGTACCTCGACGTCACCGAACTCGACGCGGACGCCGAGTTCAAGAACATCGACATCGGCGTCGCGGCCAAGAACACGGACGACCCCGGCGTCGGCAAGGGCCCGGCGGTCAAGGACAAGACCATCATGCAGAACGGGTTCGCCCAGCAGGCCGAGGAGGTCACGCTGACGGGCGTCAAGCAGAAGGCGTGGGCCACCACGGCAGGCACCTTCAAGCTGAGCGGTCTGAGCATGCGCCTGCACAAGGGCGCCGGCTCCGGCGTCGAGTGCTACTGA
- a CDS encoding DUF6114 domain-containing protein yields the protein MSAESPGQNEHHVRVLKRRFRDWRGQRPFWAGLFTLLGGIPIAYFPYASLNLGQMTVTMATTGGAGALIIGVLLVTLGLTMWFHHIVRVFAGVAAILLALISIPVANFGGFVVGFLLALIGGALSVSWVPGEPAEPHPDTVRPKAPAPAGDRSDVPFVPGPPYSDTVSMTKKPIHSEGGGSSAG from the coding sequence ATGAGCGCCGAGTCACCGGGGCAGAACGAGCACCATGTCCGCGTCCTGAAGCGGCGGTTCCGAGACTGGCGGGGACAGCGGCCCTTCTGGGCGGGGCTGTTCACGCTGCTGGGCGGCATTCCGATCGCCTACTTTCCGTACGCGAGCCTCAACCTCGGTCAGATGACGGTCACCATGGCGACGACCGGGGGCGCCGGCGCGTTGATCATCGGGGTGCTGCTGGTCACGCTCGGCCTGACGATGTGGTTCCACCACATCGTCAGGGTCTTCGCGGGCGTCGCGGCGATTCTGCTGGCGTTGATCTCCATTCCCGTGGCCAACTTCGGCGGCTTCGTCGTCGGTTTCCTCCTCGCCCTGATCGGTGGCGCGCTCTCCGTCTCCTGGGTGCCGGGCGAGCCCGCCGAGCCGCACCCGGACACGGTGCGGCCGAAGGCACCCGCCCCGGCGGGCGACCGTTCCGACGTTCCGTTCGTGCCCGGCCCGCCGTACTCGGACACCGTGAGCATGACGAAGAAGCCCATCCACTCCGAAGGCGGGGGTAGCAGTGCCGGGTGA